From the genome of Labrus bergylta chromosome 12, fLabBer1.1, whole genome shotgun sequence, one region includes:
- the dnajc5ab gene encoding dnaJ homolog subfamily C member 5: MEQQRQRALSTSGESLYVVLGVDKSATTDDIKKCYRKLALKFHPDKNPDNPDAAEKFKEINNAHSILSDATKKNIYDKYGSLGLYVAEQFGEENVNTYFVLSSWWAKALFVFCCLSTGCYFCCCLCCCCNCCCGKCKPRPPMDQEPEFYVSPEDLEAQMTAEERDGEPIVMQPSSATETTQLTSDAHHSYRTDAY; this comes from the exons atgGAGCAGCAGAGGCAGAGAGCTCTCTCCACGTCAGGAGAATCGCTGTACGTCGTGCTGGGAGTCGACAAGAGCGCCACGACAGACGACATCAAGAAATGTTACAG gaaactGGCATTAAAGTTTCATCCAGACAAGAACCCAGACAATCCAGATGCGGCGGAGAAGTTCAAAGAAATCAACAACGCCCACTCCATCCTGAGCGACGCCACCAAGAAGAACATCTACGACAAATACGGCTCCCTGGGGCTCTACGTCGCCGAGCAGTTCGGAGAGGAGAACGTCAACACCTACTTTGTTCTGTCCAGCTGGTGGGCCAAG GCTCTGTTCGTCTTCTGCTGCCTGTCTACAGGATGTTACTTCTGCTGTTGTCTGTGTTGCTGCTGTAACTGCTGCTGCGGGAAATGTAAACCTCGGCCGCCCATGGACCAGGAGCCCGAGTTCTACGTGTCCCCGGAGGACCTGGAGGCCCAGATGACCGCTGAAGAGAGAG ATGGTGAGCCCATCGTGATGCAGCCGTCCTCAGCCACAGAAACCACCCAGCTCACCTCTGATGCGCACCACAGCTACAGGACCGACGCAtactag
- the adrm1 gene encoding proteasomal ubiquitin receptor ADRM1 isoform X1, translated as MSSGALFPSLVSGSRGSSSKYLVEFRAGKMTLKGNVVTPDKRKGSVYIQQSDDSLIHFCWKDRTSGNVDDDLIIFPDDCEFKRVNQCTTGRVYVLKFKAGSKRLFFWMQEPKTDKDEEHCRKVNEFLNNPPIPGAPGSGGGSGHELSALGGEGGLQNLLGNMSHNQLMQLIGPTGLGGLGGLGALAGPGLANLLGSGGPATSSSSSSSRSQSTAATPSSGGAPRLSSTQAPTTPVTPAASAVSPTTVAPSTPASAQTPVVPASVGSPTSHQPIQLSDLQSILATMNVPASAAQGPAVDLASVCTPEMMAPILTNAEVQKRLLPFLPSGESLPQSADEIKNTINSPQFQQAMSMFSSALASGQLGPLLTQFGLPADAVDAANKGDVEAFARAMQGSKGDSKEKKKEDDEDMSLD; from the exons ATGTCGTCAGGCGCTCTCTTTCCAAGCTTGGTGAGCGGCTCCAGGGGAAGCTCCAGCAAGTACCTGGTCGAGTTTCGTGCGGGTAAAATGACCCTGAAGGGGAATGTAGTGACGCCGGACAAAAGGAAGGGCTCGGTGTACATCCAGCAGTCGGACGACTCCCTGATTCACTTCTGCTGGAAGGACAGGACGTCTGGGAACGTTGATGAT GACCTGATCATCTTCCCCGATGATTGTGAATTCAAGCGGGTGAACCAGTGCACCACCGGACGTGTTTACGTGCTGAAGTTCAAGGCCGGGTCCAAAAGACTGTTCTTCTGGATGCAG GAGCCAAAGACTGACAAAGACGAGGAGCACTGTCGTAAGGTGAACGAGTTTCTGAACAATCCTCCGATCCCTGGAGCTCCGGGCAGCGGAGGCGGCAGCGGCCATGAACTCTCTGCACTCGGAGGAGAAGGAGGTCTGCAGAACCTGCTGGGAAACATGAGCCATAACCAGCTGATGCAGCTGATCGGACCAACGGGACTGGGAGGACTGG GAGGTCTGGGAGCTCTAGCAGGACCAGGACTCGCCAACTTGCTGGGCAGCGGAGGACCGGCCACCAGCAGCTCCTCTTCCAG CTCTCGTAGCCAATCAACAGCAGCCACTCCGTCCTCAGGCGGAGCCCCCAGACTGAGCTCCACTCAGGCCCCGACCACCCCTGTGActcctgctgcctctgctgTCTCGCCCACTACTGTGGCCCCCTCCACACCAG CCTCGGCTCAGACTCCGGTGGTCCCAGCCTCTGTGGGAAGTCCTACCTCCCACCAGCCCATCCAGCTCAGTGACCTTCAGAGCATCCTAGCTACCATGAACGTCCCGGCTTCAGCTGCTCAGGGACCAGCAG TGGACCTGGCGAGTGTTTGCACCCCGGAGATGATGGCTCCCATCCTGACTAACGCTGAGGTCCAGAAGAGGCTGCTGCCTTTCCTCCCCAGTGGAGAAAGTTTACCTCAGAGTGCTGACGAGATCAAGAACACCATCAACTCTCCTCAGTTCCAGCAG GCGATGAGTATGTTCAGCAGTGCCTTGGCCTCCGGGCAGCTCGGTCCTCTCTTGACTCAGTTTGGTCTGCCGGCAGACGCTGTGGATGCTGCCAACAAAGGAG atGTGGAGGCATTTGCGAGAGCCATGCAGGGCAGCAAAGGAGACtccaaagagaagaagaaggaggacgACGAGGACATGAGTCTGGATTAA
- the adrm1 gene encoding proteasomal ubiquitin receptor ADRM1 isoform X2 — MSSGALFPSLVSGSRGSSSKYLVEFRAGKMTLKGNVVTPDKRKGSVYIQQSDDSLIHFCWKDRTSGNVDDDLIIFPDDCEFKRVNQCTTGRVYVLKFKAGSKRLFFWMQEPKTDKDEEHCRKVNEFLNNPPIPGAPGSGGGSGHELSALGGEGGLQNLLGNMSHNQLMQLIGPTGLGGLGLGALAGPGLANLLGSGGPATSSSSSSSRSQSTAATPSSGGAPRLSSTQAPTTPVTPAASAVSPTTVAPSTPASAQTPVVPASVGSPTSHQPIQLSDLQSILATMNVPASAAQGPAVDLASVCTPEMMAPILTNAEVQKRLLPFLPSGESLPQSADEIKNTINSPQFQQAMSMFSSALASGQLGPLLTQFGLPADAVDAANKGDVEAFARAMQGSKGDSKEKKKEDDEDMSLD, encoded by the exons ATGTCGTCAGGCGCTCTCTTTCCAAGCTTGGTGAGCGGCTCCAGGGGAAGCTCCAGCAAGTACCTGGTCGAGTTTCGTGCGGGTAAAATGACCCTGAAGGGGAATGTAGTGACGCCGGACAAAAGGAAGGGCTCGGTGTACATCCAGCAGTCGGACGACTCCCTGATTCACTTCTGCTGGAAGGACAGGACGTCTGGGAACGTTGATGAT GACCTGATCATCTTCCCCGATGATTGTGAATTCAAGCGGGTGAACCAGTGCACCACCGGACGTGTTTACGTGCTGAAGTTCAAGGCCGGGTCCAAAAGACTGTTCTTCTGGATGCAG GAGCCAAAGACTGACAAAGACGAGGAGCACTGTCGTAAGGTGAACGAGTTTCTGAACAATCCTCCGATCCCTGGAGCTCCGGGCAGCGGAGGCGGCAGCGGCCATGAACTCTCTGCACTCGGAGGAGAAGGAGGTCTGCAGAACCTGCTGGGAAACATGAGCCATAACCAGCTGATGCAGCTGATCGGACCAACGGGACTGGGAGGACTGG GTCTGGGAGCTCTAGCAGGACCAGGACTCGCCAACTTGCTGGGCAGCGGAGGACCGGCCACCAGCAGCTCCTCTTCCAG CTCTCGTAGCCAATCAACAGCAGCCACTCCGTCCTCAGGCGGAGCCCCCAGACTGAGCTCCACTCAGGCCCCGACCACCCCTGTGActcctgctgcctctgctgTCTCGCCCACTACTGTGGCCCCCTCCACACCAG CCTCGGCTCAGACTCCGGTGGTCCCAGCCTCTGTGGGAAGTCCTACCTCCCACCAGCCCATCCAGCTCAGTGACCTTCAGAGCATCCTAGCTACCATGAACGTCCCGGCTTCAGCTGCTCAGGGACCAGCAG TGGACCTGGCGAGTGTTTGCACCCCGGAGATGATGGCTCCCATCCTGACTAACGCTGAGGTCCAGAAGAGGCTGCTGCCTTTCCTCCCCAGTGGAGAAAGTTTACCTCAGAGTGCTGACGAGATCAAGAACACCATCAACTCTCCTCAGTTCCAGCAG GCGATGAGTATGTTCAGCAGTGCCTTGGCCTCCGGGCAGCTCGGTCCTCTCTTGACTCAGTTTGGTCTGCCGGCAGACGCTGTGGATGCTGCCAACAAAGGAG atGTGGAGGCATTTGCGAGAGCCATGCAGGGCAGCAAAGGAGACtccaaagagaagaagaaggaggacgACGAGGACATGAGTCTGGATTAA